Proteins encoded in a region of the Scatophagus argus isolate fScaArg1 chromosome 1, fScaArg1.pri, whole genome shotgun sequence genome:
- the si:dkey-22i16.9 gene encoding uncharacterized protein si:dkey-22i16.9 — protein sequence MARLSDFIHIILSIIIFSGVVGEYANVGGSVKITAHETCRAGEILSLNRLSKTDARSHDQTVARLIKDAWQADEVYAGRIVHNSTSSVILNDVNYNDGGHYVFTCGERDVSHPFHLEVVVPFDRTVTEGAASTLPCHASTVGESVKRVRWEKHGDLVLEQDLSSREVRYGTGFEGKASVSPDWHSRGDLSLTLKGVYPADEGDYVCYSEHEDGKRRTRGDPATVRLRINRSDMSHMTCSPTPCEATEDKPSAGHSVCSVAIVLLVLALAGNIGFILWLKGCRRRGQGPPRSPAARQVNGSATGH from the exons ATGGCGCGGCTGTCGGACTTTATACATATCATTCTTAGCATTATTATCTTCAGCGGCGTTGTGGGAGAGTATGCAAACGTGGGAGGCTCCGTAAAGATAACGGCACACGAGACCTGTCGCGCGGGTGAGATTTTAAGCCTGAACCGTTTGTCTAAGACAGATGCCCGTTCACACGATCAGACCGTCGCAAGACTCATTAAAGACGCTTGGCAGGCAGATGAAGTTTACGCAGGGAGGATCGTTCACAATTCAACGTCGTCTGTCATCTTAAACGATGTCAATTACAACGACGGTGGACATTATGTGTTCACTTGCGGCGAGCGTGATGTTTCCCATCCGTTCCACCTTGAAGTTGTGGTGCCCTTTGACAGAACTGTAACCGAGGGCGCAGCGTCCACGCTTCCGTGCCATGCTTCCACTGTGGGCGAATCCGTGAAGCGTGTTAGGTGGGAGAAGCACGGAGACCTTGTGCTCGAGCAGGATCTCTCCTCCCGGGAGGTCAGATACGGGACGGGATTTGAGGGAAAGGCATCAGTCTCACCGGACTGGCACTCGAGGGGGGATTTGTCGCTGACTTTGAAGGGGGTCTACCCGGCGGATGAGGGTGATTATGTCTGCTACAGCGAACATGAAGACGGGAAAAGAAGAACGAGGGGAGACCCAGCTACTGTGAGGCTGAGAATCAACAGAAGCGACATGAGTCACATGACCTGCTCACCGACTCCGTGT GAAGCCACGGAGGACAAGCCATCAGCTGGACACAGCGTCTGTTCCGTCGCCATTGTGCTGCTTGTGCTCGCGCTTGCCGGAAACATCGGGTTTATTTTGTGGCTGAAAGGCTGCAGACGCCGAGGCCAAGGCCCTCCGAGGAGCCCGGCTGCTCGTCAGGTTAATGGGAGCGCTACGGGGCATTAA